AAAACCTGTTaacatgaaatgtaaattttgatGATCTGTGCTATAATATCTATGCTAACTGGCAGACTATATACAATCTGACATAAATGATAGATATAAACAGTAGCTTTCACTTTGTGGGCATCCAGTAGGACTGGAATATAGAAATATCATATTGCTATTTTCAGCACATACATTTTTGCATCATGTAAAACCAAAGCTTAATGCACTGTACTGTGTTTAATGGAGGGTATGGGACTGAATCCAAAGGCTGAGCAGATCGTGTACCTTTTCTGACTGAATAGGCTTCAATAAATTCTAATTACAGTATATGCCGGCTTTGATGTAgccagggttttgtttttgtgtgtgcgtgtgtcacaTGTTGTTTCCATGGTTCCACCGGGTGCTTTTCTGATGAAACTGAAGTGACAGCAATGGTTGCCATAACTTCCATTCACAGCTCCGAAGCAGTTTGAGGGCAACGCAATTTGTGCAAATTGACATCTGCAttgatgtgatgtaatgtgaGATGAGTGTCATGGCAATGATGgaaaatatttccataaatgtgacattttcattaaataaatcaatgctttgtttttttttttcttatgcaaAGAGGAGTAGTGTTGAATCTAAGCTACCAAATAATATGATTGCAGAGACAggcttttttatatttttgcacaGATGTTTCTGGGACTTGTGGTGTTGGGCATACTGAGAACCtcaaaatcaaaagaaatcaGATTACAATCGCCAAAGCCATATGCCAACTTTCTAAATAACTGAAAGGAGCCATGTTGCGATCAAGACGATTTCACAGAGGGTGATCCAGGCACATCAAATTACAACAGATGTGAAATTGCACCGTGTCTGCCACTAAAACCACATTGAAACTCTGAAGCAGGGtgaggaaacaacacaaagagatgcTTGTCTCTTTGCTTGGAGATCTTTCCTGGTTTTCATGGGGGTAGAGGTGCTTATCACATCTGCAGTGCTGATAAGACGGCCCCTGTGCTTCCGTAGGCTATATAATATTAATCCCTCTCCCACGTCTGCAGATGCACTTAAAGGAAGGTGACAAGCATGACATATCCAGGACCTCCTGATGGCTCATGCTCTGGAGTGCAGCCACTAAAAGAGCCCCAAGTACCCTCAAGTGATGTAAATTTGCAGGGGGAGTCCAATTTCCATCACAGCGCTGTCACTGCCATGGTCATTAAACTAAATCATCCCGCTGTGTGTCACACAGCTCCCATTTTAAAGTCCCCTCAATAATGGAGTTATACTTGGACTGCAGATTGTAGCACAACAGTGAATGTCTGACCTGACAGTGCCTGTAAGAGTTTCTTGcacattttttcatctttagaaatcacagacagacagcgtgCATGGGTATAAGAGATACCTTgaaataatgtattattttagAGACACTCCGGTATCTCAGTTGCAACAGCTGCAGTTCAACAGGATGATCTCTAAAGTTAGCAACTGCTGCAGGAATTTAAATATGATGTGCTTTGTGCCTGTTGCTGTTGGCGCTTTCCCTGGGTTTCACTTAGAATATATTGATACAGCACAAGACAAAGAGCTCTAAGTCTACGCCAGACAAAAGGAgatgagaaacacaaaacaaaacaaaacaaaacaaaaaaaaaaaacagaaaacaaaacatcaccaCAAGCACAGCTCAAAATGGCATTTAAACCAAGAAAAAATACATAGCTCTCTACAACAGCAGTTTTGTTATCCCGAGGCCCTGTTTCTAAAAAACTTGTTTCCTTTTGCCATTCCTCTCCGAAGAAGAGAAATGTGCCCCAGTAGAAAGTAGTAGAAAAGACTAATGTGTTGGAGAGCAGCGTCGGTGTGTGAGACAGTGGtgcctttttgtttgtctcccCTCTGGAGCCAAGCTTACCCTGGGAGCCCTGCAGGCCAGGGAACAAACAGAGCTTTGTGAGCGCTGACCCACTGTTCCCAGCAGCCAGACTGCAAACCTCCACTCCTGTGCTAATAGGAAACCACAGATGAGAAGTCCGCAGCAGGGGGAGCTTTCTCGCATCCACCTGTGCTTTCATCATTGCCCATCAAAACAAGCACTGGCCGGCAGGGTGCTGCTGTGCCCTGGTGACCGCTGAATCAAAAGCTTTTTCACCAACATCCTCTTTGCAAAAACACTTTAACGAAATACGTTTGGGATACCATCGCTGGTGATTTATTTGGTGGCGGGGATTGGAGCTAATCAAGCCCATGCACTCACTAGAGCTCCTAAATACGTCAATAGCTTGTCATAAATTTGCCTGTAGTTGCCCAAGAGGCATTAGGAGTGTGAATAGAAGTGTGAAGTGAACCACTCTAGTAAACGTGTCCTACATTTGATTGCATGTTTTCCATTACATCCagacatgaatgaaataaacagtAGTGACAGTCCATTTTGCACCTTAACCAGAACACAGAAACCCTTTTAGGCTAGCTCATTATGCTTTTCTGCAAGAAAGCACTGCAATATGTTTATACATGCTGGCGTTGGGAAAAACCTGTAGCCTGACTGTTTTTgcactggcagcagcagcaacccaAGCACggaatatttgtcttttatttttctcctgaatGGTCAGAAATAACACGGCTGGACGAAGAAGGCAGGGGGGCTGGGGAGAAGGGGCTGAgttggtgggggtgggtggtACATGGCTTAAATGCTTTTTAATCCCATGGTTGAGTGACCACTTGCAGCTCTGCCCAGTTgtctgactctgtctgccaTTTGCAGGTCTCTCTGAAGTTTCTTTGCCATTGGCTAGAGTGTGCGTTTCTCTCCCACTTGGTTTTTTTgctgtctctcactctccctctcgctctctctcatgCTCCTATTTAGTATGCAAGCCCCCCAAATGGCTATTAATTAAATGCCTGCTGAAATTGTATGAAGAcctttgtcttgtttatttCACCAAGTTGAAACTGTAAATATTATAGACCTGCTGCATTCAGTGAATTACGctacttcaaatggaatgaaaCGCTATAGCAATTTTTCCTGGATGACTCAATTAATCTGCGTACactgcagggtttttttttttttttctctctctttttctgtgtgtgcgtgtattgcTCTTGGTTGCATGGTGTCCTTGCTGCACTCAGATAGAAAACCTGCTGTGTGGTGTTGGTCTAAATTGGACACAGAGCTGGAATTTGCACCATTGTCTTAAGACAGAATATGTGACGGCAGTGGAGGCATCCACCCTGCAGTGGATGTCAAGCATTCCTCACAAGAGGTGGGCAGTTATCTGTACAACACAGAAGACACAGACTCTCTGAGAGACGctgtgtgacaaaaacaaacaaacaaacaaagaaccaTACCTCACCCACATCACCAGTTTATATACCCCTTCAGTGGAAATTTAAGTTGAAGAGCCACACCGATGGGATCAATATTAAAGAGATTTCCCTTCAAAATATGGCATTTGTCAAAATGTTAGTTATCCCAGGATGTACCCCAGAAGGTGCACATCCTCCGGTGGTGAGGAGCTATAGATAGCTCAAAGCGGAATCAAATCAAGAGTTCGCATCTACAAActgtaaggaaaaaaataaataaataataaaaaaaaaaaaatcagctcctCCACAAAGCAATGTCAAGAGGCTTGCCACATGAAAGCAGAAGTTGtccaaagagaagcagaaagtACTGACAAAGTTTatgaagaaaaaagtaaatgtgtttttaatcctCAGCAGCACATGCAACAATGAGGGAGCCTGAGTGCTTAGATATGCCACCCCGGGGGCAGGCTCTATACTTAAGGCTTACAACAGCCTCATTATCTCCCTCAACTCACATCAGATCCTAGCAGCAGTTTGTCACAGGCAGGCTCCTCTCTGCCAGTAGGCATCAGACCAATCCTCCTGCAACACTACTGTACATAATTGCCATATGGACAGCATTTTGAGCCAGAGTGAAGACTAAAAAGCCCTCCAGATAGATTCCCCAGATAactaaatgaatattttatctcATTTCCATCTAATTTGCACCACATTATTATACAGAActgaaatttttaattaattgataGAACAGATCAAACACAGGTTTACACTTTGATTTTCGGGAGCTGTTATTTTGATAATTTGCATGACTTTTTTCGCATGCCAAGCTTTTTAATCTCCCAGAATTTCAGCATCTCTATATAGAAACAGTATAATGAAACATACAGCAAATTAATAAATGTCGCCACACATGAAATGCTTGTCTTGGTTGCATGAGCAGTTCCAGAGAGAAGTCCTTTTACCTGCCACCCCactgattaattaatttcacactATTTAATTAAATCCACAGTCTGGGGAGTCTGGGCAGCACCCTGGGGAGCCCTATCTGAGCCTTGTGTGTACAGAGATTACAGCAGAAAGGTTTCAGACACCCGCTTTCTTGCTGATGTTGACACTGACGTCACTCTCCTCTGGATACCCGAGCACGACTGTGTCAATGTCATCAGGCAGTTGTGAGCTTTTAGTGCCGGGGACATGATAGCACACCACCATTTGCTGATTATCTGCTGGCATTTACATGAACAAAGGACACTGTCATTTGACGACGTTAGACACAAATTAGTATTAGACGCAAGTGACTGATAGAGCCTGTTACTATGCAGAGCATAAACCTTTGGATTTACATACAGGCAGCTAACTATAAAAATACTAATTAAATTCAATTGGCTATAGCATAAATAGGCGAAGTGAGCTTCGATATCCTGTCCAACACTGTTGCAGGCTACAACAGTCAAAGCTTCAGAGGCAAACAGACGCTGTCTCTCTTATGTCAGAAGCGAGAGGTGCACAATTGCCAGGCACGGCAGGCAATTTGACTGTGTGAGCTGGGAAGCGCACATTTTACTTTCTCTGTTCTCCTGAAACATATTTTTGGCATCTctaattacaaaacaaacaccttCTGAGCCAGATTCAGACTCAAATGTGCctttacagtacagtacaagTGCAAAATAAGATGGCATTTACATATATTTGTCACTGCGGACTGCCGTTATTGCACACACGGGAATTTAAAAAGGATTATATATTTTCTTGCCCCTTGATCTGCCATAATAGGAAATCTAAACCTGATCCTAGCTGTCATTCGCTCCTTCTAGGACACGAAGGTGGCAGACTGCTGctctgatgtgatgtgatgtgtaaCCAGCGTTTACTTGTGGTCTGTATTTGATGTGTTATTAGAAGACTACAACGCAGAGGCAATTATATGACTGCCATTTCTATATAGATGGTTAAGATTCAAATTTAATTGGAAGGAAAATGTATCAATAGTGAAaaataagccttttttttttttttttttccatgtgcaGATACTGTACACGGTCCACAAATGAAACCCGAACATCATATAATCCTTTACCGGAAGCTTCACGTAGCTTCAGTAAATGTTTGTAAGTCATGTCTTTATTCGGCTTTCCTCTAAGCATGGCAAACATCACAATTATAGACACACTTTTATTCAAACAAACTACCCGACCTTTACAAAGCGTTGAAGAGTGGTGTTCcttacttttaacttttaatagGCATGCCAGCACACAGCATCAAGGAAGTTCTGTCAACTGATATACAGCATTAGCTGAAAGAACAGCACTATATTTGTGCTCGCCTTGTCCTGTGACAAGAAGACCTATCAGgtgctcaccccccccccccccccccccccccctccactcttacctcccctcctctcctcccattcctctctctccccctgacCTCATTCTGTCATCTTCGTTTTCCTTCTTCCCCACTCTCAGGTCTTTTATAAAGTGTCTCCATGCATTACACATTTAACAATGCATTAAAAATAGGCCACCATCAATCAGTCATTCAGCGCCGGAGACAGAATCTACTTGTGGCACCAATTTTGTATGTTTCTCATGATTCAAGAACGAAGGGACGCCATAAACTCCTGGGCAGCTGTGTATGGGAAAACTTAACAGAGATGAAATCACACATTTGTGTGCTAATAATACACTGTACCCCAAAAGAACCCACCGCAATAATTTCCAATTCCCACTTGCTTTATTTCCTGCGGCACAGTTCTCTTTGCAGAATCCAGAAACAGaatcaaaataatatatatacatgcagGCGGTAAGCTGTGACAAGATTCCTGTTGATGGATGCCAGGTTAACATCGAGCCCAAAACAGTGATTTGAGAACTGTGATGCATGATACAGGATAGGTACTAGGTAAAATCTGATGTAATGGTTGGGAGTGAGTCAAGCCCTGGGGGAAAATAGTCTGAACACTGTGACTCCAGGTTGCTCATGCCAAAGCAGATGTTGAACTGACGACAGGAGTACAAAAAGACAGCGTCGCACATTATTCACGAGGTAAGATTTATATTATTAGGACGGCACGTCAAGGTTGCCTGGCTACAAATGGAGCTGCTTTTGGCATACTACTACCCTATGTACATTTAATAAAGAAATACCGAAGAACCCGCAAAGTATTTTCACAGTAACACGtgagttttgagttttgttAGCGCAGTAAAGCGTTCTCCTGCTCAGGCAGAGGTGTGGAAGTCTGCCTGTGAGCTTTGatgttgctgctctgctctgaggCTTGATCCTGCATTCTGGATTTTGAAACAGACTGCACTTCGTCATGGGTAACAGCTTGAAGAGGTAGACACCAACAGCACAAACATGCCTGAAggaccgcacacacacacacatacgcacaagACATTTGGTCAGcatgcagaaacacatttaCCAACAGCTTCACATGGAGAAAAGACCTCATTAGTCAATCTATTTATGTGGGGCATATTCATAGAATAATGGAGATTGAAGCCAGGCTTGCTTATGTTGTATAAATAATGATCCAATGTATGAAAATGTCAGTATTTCAGAGACAGcataaaagaaaatagtttCCCTTTGCAGCAATATGTCGGAAGCAATCTCagatttgtcttttaaatgaaCCAGAAGGGATGTCTTAAAGGAAAGAGTATATGATTCTATccataaatattttacaaagaGCATTATGGCAGAAGAAGAGTATCTTTATGGCAAACTGCGGTACACAAAAACCTGATGATAGCCAAAAGAAATCAAAGGCTGCTTTAGAGTTCTTCTTCTGAGTTAGTAATACAATGACGGCTTTTAAATGTCTCCCTTTGAAAGTTGCCTTgaagcaatgtttttttttctcctcatagCACATCACTCTGATTGAGTGATGTGCACAGACTGTCTGGTACATTGCCAattgggtgtttttgttttttttttttttaattcctgcCAGTGTTTTTCCAAACCATTTTCACTTATTACCCCCTCAGGTTGCTCGGTCCAGTCTAGCCATTTTACAAACGTGACTCCATATGTCCTTAATGAAATATGATAGCTCATCCTACGCGgatcctgccccccccccaccccaccccaccccaaacCACCACCTGCACCTGCTTCATCAAGAACTGAGTAGTGTCATGCAGGTACAAGAACATGAGGCTGACAGTAAAACATACCTTAAAACACCTCTTGAATTTTTTGCTGACTATGTACAATGCGATTGGGTTGATGCAGGAGTTGAGTGACGCCATGGTGATGCCAAAATAGTCCAGGACAAGAAAGGCACTGAAAAAGAAGCATGAAAGTGACGTAAATCACACAGAAGAACCCAGGGAAATAATAGAGTGATAAACaattgagaaaaatgtgtgtgggatgggagggggaggagtgggGGGTGTAACTCAATTCTCAATGCATACCTCAGGAGGTGACACCTATTAGGATCTCTTTGATCATATATGGTGGCCTTCAAAATTCTGCTCAGGTACAGAGGCAGCCAACAAAGTGCAAACACAATCACCAGGCAGAAGACAGTTTTTGCGACTTCTCGTctcttttggggggggggatacaactgaaattaaaatgtatattacattgaagtgaaaacaagaaatacatttaaaaataattaacgACCTGCTTGGTGTGTTCACTTCTTGTGGCCCCTTTCAGCATCTTCCTGGTCATGAGGGTGTAGAAGACGATGGTCCAAGCCAGTGGCATGCAGAAGTAGAAGCCAAAGAGCCACCAGTCCTTCACTGATTTATAGCACTGTTGATTGAACATGACAGAAGCCCAGAGTCAGTCAgcgccacagacacacaacgatCAATGGGAGCTATGTGAGGGCGTACTTGAAGGAATATTTAAGATGGTTATGggttgtgtgtatatataaaatacagtgCCATCAAGCACGTGTTGATCTCGTGCTTCACCCTGTTGCTACATTACCTGCATGAATGGGCTAGTTTGCATGGGATGAAGCAGGCATATTCTCAGATGCTTGTCTTTATAGTTCATTGTTATCATATCAAAGCCGACAACTTCAGGCGATGCCAGCAGGATAGAAATAACCCATATCAGAGTTATTTCGATAGCTGTCCAAGCTGAAACCCCGCTGCCTTTGATTCGATTCCGAGATACCACAGCTCGATATCTGTAAAATCAGTGAGTAACTGCTATGACTCTTTGTCTGTAATCATGGTATATTTTTCAGCTAAAGAGCATTTCAAAGGATAATTTTATAAACAAATCTGTCTCTTTGATGAAATAACTGATAGCAGCCGGCAAATACTATTTTTGGTGCAGAAGGAAGACTGCTTATCACTTTACCTGTCAACACTCAAAGCACATAGGCTCAACACAGTAATTCCAACAGAGGTTTTCTGTATGAAGGGAACAAGTTTGCACAGCAGTAAGCCAAACGGCCAATCTTCTGCCatgagctgaaacaaacaaacaaacaaacaaaaagggacACTTTCTGCATTGGAAAAAAATACCTTCAATCAATTGAAGCTGAaattacagtttaaaaatgtgcataaagTGCAGCGAATCAGGAGGAAGGTGGGAGACTGCTCACCATGAGGTAAATAACTCACCCTGTATGTGCTGATTGGAATGTCTATCACAATGTGAATTAGATCGCCCAGAGCAAGACTCGCAATGAGGATGTTGGGTTCACTCCTCATGCATTTGTTCTGATAGATGATTTTCAGTAGGGCTGAATTCCCCACTATTCCAGTGacaaagacaggcagagagaccaCTGTGTTGATGTATTTGAAGGTGTTTCTGACTCCAGCCGATTCCAAGCACATAGGAAGGTGTGGTGATTTTGGCTCTGCTACTTGGACTGGACGGATTGAGCTGTtggatttctgtttttctagTATTAAAAAGCCGGTGGAGGCTATTTCAGAGAGTTCCGTAACAGCGAGCGGGTCCGAATGTTGAGCACCGGCCTCTCCTCTGACGAGAACATTTACCAAACAAAGAGCAAGAGCCACGGTccacattgttgtttttcttttcctttaccAACACTAGACTGAAAAATAAGTTGCAAATTTTGGTTAGCCAGAATACAAAGTGAAACAGTACTGATATTAGAATGATAGTTCATTATGCCATCTTACCTTGAGGTGTacacatacaaactctgcatgAAAGGAATCTGTAATAATTGCAAGGTAACGTATGTCgaacacaaaagacacactttGCTCTTGTGGCTATTGTATGAAAGTTAGAACCCAACAGACAAAAATCTGGGCTTTATAGACTAAGGTAGCGCTGTCAGCATTAGTCATCGATCTGTCAGTAGTGACTGTAATTACTTCCCTTGATGCATCACCCTGTATTAAAGGCTTGCATTGAAGAGCATTGTCTGTTATCAGAGTGAGATCATTGTATAGGTGTCAATAGGGATATTATGTGACGGCTGTTTTCGCCCTCTTTGATGAAAAACTTAGGCATTTTCTTCCACACAAAGACTCCATACAAAATCTAAATGTtacatta
This portion of the Echeneis naucrates chromosome 21, fEcheNa1.1, whole genome shotgun sequence genome encodes:
- the LOC115062167 gene encoding endothelin receptor type B-like; this encodes MWTVALALCLVNVLVRGEAGAQHSDPLAVTELSEIASTGFLILEKQKSNSSIRPVQVAEPKSPHLPMCLESAGVRNTFKYINTVVSLPVFVTGIVGNSALLKIIYQNKCMRSEPNILIASLALGDLIHIVIDIPISTYRLMAEDWPFGLLLCKLVPFIQKTSVGITVLSLCALSVDRYRAVVSRNRIKGSGVSAWTAIEITLIWVISILLASPEVVGFDMITMNYKDKHLRICLLHPMQTSPFMQCYKSVKDWWLFGFYFCMPLAWTIVFYTLMTRKMLKGATRSEHTKQRREVAKTVFCLVIVFALCWLPLYLSRILKATIYDQRDPNRCHLLSAFLVLDYFGITMASLNSCINPIALYIVSKKFKRCFKACLCCWCLPLQAVTHDEVQSVSKSRMQDQASEQSSNIKAHRQTSTPLPEQENALLR